A window from Verrucomicrobiia bacterium encodes these proteins:
- a CDS encoding DUF3341 domain-containing protein → MNQSHDLFGMLAEFGDPHDLLEATQRAFAQGYRRMDAYSPFPIEGLAEALGYKKTGVAIWVLLGGLLGAVGGYFLQYYSMAVDYTFNIGNRPLNSWPMFIPISFELMVLSAAFCAVIAMLSLNRLPQPFHPLFYVPEFARVSTDRFFLCIQSADSQFDTEQTRDFLMRLNPICVTEVPQ, encoded by the coding sequence ATGAATCAATCGCATGATTTATTTGGAATGCTTGCCGAATTTGGTGATCCTCACGATTTATTGGAGGCGACGCAGCGAGCTTTTGCGCAAGGTTACCGTCGTATGGATGCTTATTCACCTTTTCCCATTGAAGGATTGGCCGAGGCGCTGGGTTATAAAAAAACGGGAGTAGCGATTTGGGTGTTGTTAGGAGGATTGTTGGGAGCAGTTGGAGGTTATTTTTTACAATATTATTCTATGGCTGTCGACTATACCTTTAATATTGGAAATCGACCTCTCAATAGTTGGCCGATGTTTATTCCCATTAGTTTTGAGTTGATGGTGTTGAGTGCTGCTTTTTGCGCAGTGATTGCGATGTTGTCGCTTAATCGTTTGCCTCAACCGTTTCACCCTCTTTTTTATGTTCCAGAGTTTGCGAGAGTTTCTACTGATCGATTTTTCCTTTGCATTCAAAGCGCCGATTCTCAATTCGATACGGAGCAAACCCGAGATTTTTTAATGAGGCTGAATCCTATTTGTGTGACCGAAGTGCCCCAATAA
- a CDS encoding cytochrome c produces the protein MKNFFSFEKKPLIASAIGAGILLLNLGCRQEMYNDAKYRPLEKSDFFDDKMVSRSLVPHTVARDPWRDDDAFNTGKTNDVYVKTLPMPLNEELLHLGQKNFNIYCSVCHGLNGKGNGMIVQRGFPAPSSLHDARLKEAPIGYFFDVMTKGYGVMYSYASRVTPQERWAVAAYIRALQLSHSATLQQVPLAKRTELEAQK, from the coding sequence ATGAAAAACTTTTTTTCATTTGAAAAAAAACCATTGATTGCTTCGGCGATCGGAGCGGGAATTTTATTGTTGAACTTGGGATGTCGCCAGGAAATGTATAATGATGCGAAGTATCGTCCTTTAGAAAAAAGCGATTTTTTTGACGATAAAATGGTTTCTCGATCTTTAGTGCCTCACACTGTAGCTCGTGATCCCTGGCGAGATGATGATGCTTTTAACACGGGGAAAACGAATGACGTTTATGTGAAAACATTGCCGATGCCTTTGAATGAGGAGCTTTTACATCTTGGGCAAAAAAACTTTAATATTTATTGTTCTGTGTGTCATGGACTCAATGGCAAGGGTAATGGCATGATTGTGCAACGCGGTTTTCCGGCGCCATCTTCTTTGCATGACGCGCGTTTAAAAGAAGCTCCCATTGGTTATTTTTTTGATGTGATGACGAAAGGTTATGGAGTGATGTATTCTTATGCCTCGCGCGTTACTCCGCAGGAGCGTTGGGCTGTTGCAGCTTACATTCGCGCTTTGCAATTAAGTCATTCGGCCACACTGCAGCAAGTGCCGCTAGCAAAACGAACTGAATTGGAGGCTCAAAAATGA
- the nrfD gene encoding polysulfide reductase NrfD, whose product MNQGINSQTDSEVSALGYPTLLVGGQESYESITQKIESLTFPEQHGKGWLLGFGVAFALVMILFLGVAYLFYWGVGVWGVNIPVAWGFAIVNFVWWIGIGHAGTLISAILLLMFQKWRNSINRLAEAMTLFAVACAGMFPLLHLGRPWLFYWLLPYPDTMGLWPQFRSPLVWDVFAVGTYFTVSLLFWYTGLIPDFATLRDRALKSWKQKLYGVLAWGWRGSAIHWKRYQTAYLLLAGLSTPLVVSVHSVVSFDFSVSILPGWHTTIFPPYFVAGAIYSGFSMVLTIIIPVRKIYHLENFITLRHLNNMGNVMLATGLIVAYGYLMETFFAWYSGEIFEQYLIVNRSLGPYGIFYWMLILFNIAIPQFLWVRRVRTHLLSLFLVALSVNFGMWLERFVIVIVSLHRDFLPSSWGMYFPSVNDWALLFGSIGLFIALIFLFIRFFPIISMFEMRELLAAKEEKS is encoded by the coding sequence ATGAATCAGGGAATTAATTCTCAGACTGATAGTGAAGTTTCTGCGCTAGGCTACCCGACTCTTTTAGTTGGTGGACAGGAGAGTTATGAATCAATCACGCAAAAAATTGAATCACTCACTTTTCCAGAACAGCATGGTAAGGGTTGGCTTTTAGGATTCGGAGTGGCTTTTGCTTTGGTAATGATTTTGTTTCTGGGTGTGGCTTATCTTTTTTATTGGGGAGTGGGAGTGTGGGGAGTTAACATTCCGGTCGCCTGGGGTTTTGCGATTGTTAATTTTGTGTGGTGGATTGGAATTGGTCATGCGGGCACGTTGATTTCAGCTATTTTACTTTTGATGTTTCAAAAATGGAGAAATTCGATCAATCGGTTGGCAGAAGCGATGACATTGTTTGCAGTGGCTTGTGCGGGCATGTTTCCTTTGTTGCATTTGGGGCGTCCTTGGCTGTTTTATTGGTTGTTGCCTTATCCCGACACGATGGGGTTGTGGCCTCAATTTCGTAGTCCTTTAGTTTGGGACGTTTTTGCGGTGGGCACTTATTTTACTGTTTCTCTTTTATTTTGGTATACCGGATTAATTCCGGATTTTGCCACGCTTCGCGATCGGGCATTGAAATCCTGGAAACAAAAACTCTATGGCGTTTTAGCTTGGGGATGGCGAGGTTCTGCTATTCATTGGAAGCGATATCAAACGGCTTATTTGCTTTTAGCGGGTCTTTCGACGCCTTTGGTGGTTTCGGTGCATAGCGTGGTAAGTTTTGATTTTTCGGTTTCTATTTTACCAGGTTGGCACACCACGATTTTTCCGCCTTATTTTGTGGCGGGCGCGATTTATTCCGGCTTTTCGATGGTGCTTACGATTATCATTCCGGTTCGTAAAATTTATCATCTCGAAAATTTCATCACGCTGCGTCACCTAAACAATATGGGTAATGTGATGTTGGCTACAGGTCTAATTGTGGCTTACGGCTATCTTATGGAGACTTTCTTTGCTTGGTATAGCGGAGAAATTTTTGAGCAATATTTGATTGTGAACCGTTCTTTGGGACCTTACGGAATTTTTTATTGGATGTTGATTTTATTTAACATTGCAATTCCACAATTTCTTTGGGTGCGACGAGTTCGCACGCATTTGCTTTCCTTATTTTTGGTGGCATTGTCGGTGAATTTTGGAATGTGGTTGGAGCGGTTTGTAATTGTGATTGTGAGTCTTCACCGCGATTTTTTGCCTTCTTCTTGGGGAATGTATTTTCCAAGTGTTAATGATTGGGCGCTTTTGTTTGGCTCGATCGGTTTATTTATCGCTTTAATTTTTTTGTTTATTCGTTTTTTCCCCATCATTTCCATGTTTGAAATGCGGGAATTGCTAGCCGCTAAGGAGGAAAAATCATGA